The Meiothermus ruber DSM 1279 genome includes the window TAGCCAGGATGGCCGCCGATAGATCGAGGGTGTTTCGGGTCCACTTTTCATAAGTGCGGATGCCGCGCTCACACAAGATCACCTCGGAATTACCCTGCGAAAGTATATATTCGGCGCTGTAAAACCACTCCTCGATGGTCTGGGCAAAACCCCGCTTGAGCAGCACCGGCTTGTTGGCTTTGCCCACCTCACGCAGCAGGGCAAAGTTCTGCGCATTGCGGGTGCCTACCTGCAGGATGTCGGCATACTGGGCCACCCGTTCCACATCGCGGGTATCCATCACCTCGGTAACAAAAACCATCCCGTTGGCATCGGCAGCCGCACGGCCTATCTTGAGGGCTGGCTCCCCCATACCCTGAAAGCCATACGGGGAGGTGCGGGGTTTGTAGGCCCCACCGCGTAAAACCTTCACCCCATGCCCGGCCAGAAACTTAGCGGTGAGCAGCATCTGTTCTTCCGATTCAATGGAGCAGGGCCCAGCTACCAGCACCTTATCCCGGCCAAAGACCACATCTCCAACCCGAACTGTGGTGTCCTCGGGCTTGACCTGGCGTGAGTAGAGGAATTTTTGTTTATCTTGCTGCTCTTCTAAGTCCAGCGAGGCCTTGAAAATTTCCTTGAATAGCCGCTTGATGGTCTCAGCCGGGTAGGGCCCCGGGTTCTCCCGGGTCAGGTAGGCCAGCATCTCCTCTTCCCTTTTGGGGTCGTAGTGGGGCAGGCCCAGCTCGGTTTGCACCCGGCCGATCTCGCTCACCAGCTTGCCGCGTTCAGAGAGGAGACGGAGCAGTTCGCGGTTGATCCGGTCAACCTCCTTGCGCAGGTCTAAGATTCGCTGATCCATGAACCCAATGGTATACCAAAGTTGTCTTTTACAAGCAAGCCCAGTCCCCTAAACCGGGCTGGTTTCCACTTCCCTGGGGCGGCCCCGCTCAGCCCACTTTACCAACAAAATGGAAACGCCATAAAGCACCATTAGAGGAAGGGATACCAGGCTCAGGTTGACCACATCCACCGTAGGGGTAATCAGGGCGGCCAGGGTGACCAACAAGACCACCGCAATGCGCCAGTTATCCACCAGGAAGCGGCTCGAGAGCAGACCCAGCTTGGCTAGCAGGAAGCTCACCACCGGCATTTCGAACAGGATGCCCATCAGGGCCAGGAAGGTCACCACCTGTCCCATGTACATTCCGATAGAAATTTGCGGGGTGACCACATCCCCCAGAAAGCCCAGCAAGAATGGAACCGCAAAGGGCAGCAGCACAAAATAGGCGAACACCGCTCCTAGCGCGAAGCTGAAACCTGCTCCCAGGATAAACGGAACCGCCAGTCGGCGCTCGTGCAGGTACAGTCCGGGGGCGATAAAAGCCCATATCTGGTAGACGATAAAGGGCAGCGCCAGGGCCAGCCCCCCAAACGCGGCCACCTTGAAAGCAGTAAGGAAGGGTTCGGTAATGTTCAGGACGATTAGCTCGGCTTTGAGCGAAGCATTGGCGTTGTAGGCATCCAGGGGCCGCCGTAGGGCCTCGAGGATCTGCACACGAAACGTAAAGGCTACTGCGGTCATCACCGCCCAGGACACGATGGCCCAGATCAAGCGGCTGCGCAATTCCTCCAGGTGTTCCATCAAAGGGGCTTCACGCATGCCGACCCCCTCAGGACTTGGTCTCTTCCTTGGCCTCGAGCGGCCGTTTAAGCTCCTCTAGTGGCTTAGCCACCTCCTCCTTGATATCCTTGAGCTCCCGCACATCAGCGGCTTTTTCAAACTCCTCGCGGATGCTTTTAGCCCCACGCTGAAACTCGCGTATGCTCTGACCCAGGCTGCGCCCGAGTTCGGGAAGCTTGCGGGGCCCGAACAAAAGCAACGCAATCAACAAAATAATCAGGATTTCCGTCATTCCTAGGTTCATGGCAGTCTCCTGTGCATAGTTTACTCCGCCGGCTGAAGGCCGTCTGAAATCCAGGGCACCGCACATACCCCGGCTGTGCCTACCCCCCTCCAGGCCAGGCGAAGCGCAGCCAGCATCGCAGGTGGGCCTTACTTATCGTAGGGTTTGCCAACCGCAGCCGGGGGACGGCTCCGCCCGATAAAGCCAGCGAGCACCAGCATGGTCAGGATGAATGGCAGGGCTTGAACAATGGTGGCAGGCAAAACATTCCCACCCTGAAGCTGAATAGCCAGCGCCTGGGCGAAGCCAAACAGCAAGGTAGCCCCCAGCACGCCAAACGGATGCCATTTACCGAAGATGAGCGCGGCCAGGGCAATAAACCCGGCCCCGGCGCTCATAGCCCGGATAAACTGGTTCAGGAAGCCTATCGAGAGGTAGGCGCCCGCGATGCCAGCCAGCATACCGGACAGAATTACCGCGGTATAGCGCATCCGTATCACATTAACGCCCATGGTCTCGGCGGCCTCGGGGTGTTCGCCCACGGCCCGCAAGCGCAGACCCCAGGGGGTTTTGAAGAGCACCCACCAGACCACCGGCACCAGCAGAAAGGCGATCAGAACCAGGATGGAAACTTCTCCTATCCCCAGGTTGACCAGCGGCAGGCGGTTGTTGACCTCCTGAGAGGTGGAGGTGTTGTTGTACAGCACCTGCAGTACGATCGAAGGTGCGCCCAGCGCAGCAATGTTGATGGCCGTCCCCGAGACAATCTGGTCGGCGCGGTATTTGATGGAGGCAATGGCGTGAATCAGGCCCACCAGACCGCCCACAATGGCCCCCACCAGGAGGCCCACCCAGGGGATCCAGAAGGCCTCGAGGCCGCCCGTGGCTACCTCGATGCGGTTGACGGTGATGGCTGCGGCAGCCGCGCCGAATAGAATCATGCCCTCGAGGGCGATATTGACCACCCCACTGCGTTCTGAGAACAGCCCACCCAGCGCGGTGAGCAGCAGCGGCGTTGCCTGACGCAAGGTTGAGAAAAACAGTGCGATGACAAGCTCCATGGGTTAATCTCCTGCAACCGGCGATGTCTTGGCCTGACGGGCCTCCTGCTCGGCCTTGGCTTCGGTCTCGACCTGAGCAGCCCGCAGCGGATCGGTAAAGTAGCGTGGTAGGAAGCCGCCCACCGCTATGAACAAAATAATCAGGGCCTGCAAAACCTGAATGATCTGGTTGCTAATACCCAGTTGGGCATTAAGCGAGACCCCCCCCGCCAATAAAACACCAAACAGGGTGGCCG containing:
- a CDS encoding ABC transporter permease produces the protein MELVIALFFSTLRQATPLLLTALGGLFSERSGVVNIALEGMILFGAAAAAITVNRIEVATGGLEAFWIPWVGLLVGAIVGGLVGLIHAIASIKYRADQIVSGTAINIAALGAPSIVLQVLYNNTSTSQEVNNRLPLVNLGIGEVSILVLIAFLLVPVVWWVLFKTPWGLRLRAVGEHPEAAETMGVNVIRMRYTAVILSGMLAGIAGAYLSIGFLNQFIRAMSAGAGFIALAALIFGKWHPFGVLGATLLFGFAQALAIQLQGGNVLPATIVQALPFILTMLVLAGFIGRSRPPAAVGKPYDK
- the tatC gene encoding twin-arginine translocase subunit TatC yields the protein MREAPLMEHLEELRSRLIWAIVSWAVMTAVAFTFRVQILEALRRPLDAYNANASLKAELIVLNITEPFLTAFKVAAFGGLALALPFIVYQIWAFIAPGLYLHERRLAVPFILGAGFSFALGAVFAYFVLLPFAVPFLLGFLGDVVTPQISIGMYMGQVVTFLALMGILFEMPVVSFLLAKLGLLSSRFLVDNWRIAVVLLVTLAALITPTVDVVNLSLVSLPLMVLYGVSILLVKWAERGRPREVETSPV
- a CDS encoding bifunctional 3-deoxy-7-phosphoheptulonate synthase/chorismate mutase; amino-acid sequence: MDQRILDLRKEVDRINRELLRLLSERGKLVSEIGRVQTELGLPHYDPKREEEMLAYLTRENPGPYPAETIKRLFKEIFKASLDLEEQQDKQKFLYSRQVKPEDTTVRVGDVVFGRDKVLVAGPCSIESEEQMLLTAKFLAGHGVKVLRGGAYKPRTSPYGFQGMGEPALKIGRAAADANGMVFVTEVMDTRDVERVAQYADILQVGTRNAQNFALLREVGKANKPVLLKRGFAQTIEEWFYSAEYILSQGNSEVILCERGIRTYEKWTRNTLDLSAAILAKQLTHLPVIVDVTHAAGRRDLLAPLARAALAAGLDGVHVEVHPNPKVALSDNEQQLDFAQFEQFLQAIEDLMPKPASRV
- a CDS encoding Sec-independent protein translocase subunit TatA/TatB codes for the protein MNLGMTEILIILLIALLLFGPRKLPELGRSLGQSIREFQRGAKSIREEFEKAADVRELKDIKEEVAKPLEELKRPLEAKEETKS